CTAGTACCACTGATTGCAAGAGACTCACTCCCACCAGCAAATGGAGGTGGACATCTATCAGGATATAGCCTCCGGGCCAGAGCTTCCTCCTGGTTTATAATGGCTAGCCAAGTGGCGCTCTCCTTAGCAGTCATTTTGTCTTGCAAACATTTGGACTGACGAACAAGCTTGCGGATCTTTGCAATATCTGGCGACATGTGCTTAATCACAGCCGTGAGAACACCAACCTTCCAAGCCTTCTTCAGATCATGAGGCTTCTTGTATGGGGGAGGACACTGATCCTGGGGGAGATTTAGTTGCGGCCACCATTCCTCGTTACCAGTAGGCCACCAAGGAGGAGAAACACCCTTCTCCAACGGGAAACGTCTTTGGGGTGGATTGCAGTGCTGCATCAAAGCTGACAAAAGTGAACCAAGAGTGGTGTCTTGGAGCTCCTGTAAGGTGTGAGGAGTGGATGCCACTGCACTGAAGTCTTCATTCTTCCCAGGGATTGAATGATCTGCCTGATACTTAGAAATCGCAGCCGGGCCATTACGATCAAATCTTACTTTTTCCTTCCACCATGCTCGCAGATTGTCAGAGGCGCCACTCACTGGTTTTCCTTTTTCAGGGATAATTCCATAAACAAAACCCTGAGCTTTGCAAACTTCCATCATTTTCAGCATATATTTCAGGATTCCATCTTGTGCCCGTGACATCTTCTTCCTCCGCGCTTGTTCCTGTGATTGACGCTGTCTTGCATTGTCAACTCCTTCCTTTCCCTTAGTTTGTTCTTTCAGCCTCTTCAGTAGCATTCGATCTCTCCACATCCTCTTCTCGAGCTCATCAACATCCATTTCTTCATCACTATAATCCTCCTCCACAGTTGCCTCTTGTTCATGTTCTGGAGCTGCATCCCCTTCCCCAGATGGAGCCAAAAGATAGTCAAGATTACCAGAGAAACCTAACTCCTCAAAGATCACCATTTAGCACCGACACAAACCACGTCAACTTCTCCGCCCTTCTCTCACTTGTAAGAAGATTTCCAATCTTGCGCACAGTACTTAGCTTTAAAACTTCTAAGAGCCAAGGTTTGGCACTCAACCCGGAAATGTAAAGAAAATCAAATCTTCTGCAAAtgaaataaattacaaaaaactcaGTTCAACCCAAAATTGTAGCAAATCATAGATCAGGTACAACGAACTAGCAGTAATGACTTTAATTCAATGAAAGTTTTAAGTTTACGGCTAATCACAAATACGGCTAATCACAAATATAATACCGTAAAGAAATCAGAACCGCTACCATATATTATATGGGTATCAATCCAGCAACTAATGCAAACAAGGGAACGTAATGGATCTCCTTGTTTTCACattcaaaatgaaaaagaaaataaaacaaccAAAAGATAATCCCAACACATGCCCCTCATCACTACAAGCAACAAAAGATGTGCGGTTCTTGAATAACCAATAAAAAACGAGAAAAcaacaaaatgaagaaaaacatATGATATCCACCAGGGTCACGAAAATCGCAAGGTAGTAGCAATAAAAGCCAAATATAAGCAACGCGTAATACCCTTCAACCGCGAACGGACTAAAGCTGAAAGAACAGAGCCAAGCACCTCCAGATCTACCATCATCCAGATTCATTTTCTTTACAATAACGCATTACTAACGAGTATTGACAGCACCAAGTTTCGggtttttaattactgtttacaCAAACTGATATAGCTGATAACGCCGGTTTACAGCAAATATACCACCTATCAAACCACTAATCCGTTTTCATCATTTAATATAAATCCGGAAATTCAACGGATCTATCGATCCAGATCCAAACATATCATTTCCAAATTTtgcaaaacaaaatattaaaacacaacgaaaaaaaaaaaaaccctggaAATATAAATCACacagaaaattaaaaactataGTAAACAACAAGGAACACCAAACAAAACCCAGATAGAATCTATTACATATAACTGGAAATGACTAAGAGAAGAACCCTAGAGTGTATGATGCAGTGGAACCAAACAGATCAACCATAAAATACCTTGAAAAGTCACAAAATTGAGGACAAAtatatttgtttattaattaagCAGATAAGAACAGATTAACCTAAACAATAAACAGAACAATcagatatgaaaaaaaaactagtacttaataaataaataaataaataaaaaagcagAAAATGAAGGTACCTGACTGATTGATATCATGTGGTTGTAGGAGGCATTGGAGCTCCTGAAGCACTCTCTGATTGCTCAgacagagagaaaagagagattttttttcttttcttttactggtcagaggagagagaagaagatagaGTGGTGGCCACTAGCTGGCTGTAGGGACAAGGATATCAAGAGAGGCAAGCAACAGTGACCTATTTAACTAGGGTTAGGTTACGTTTTAACCGCGGTCGATGCGTGGGGTAATCTCTTGGTTTTTGGATGTGGAATAAATGAAGGGGTAAttgatttcatttttgtttgtttgggtTGCATCTTCAGAGAAATGTCAAAAAATCTATTCAGTAATAACAGTAAAATAAAAAGACAATGCTAATGATTTCTAATCGAAATGTCAATTTATATGTAGCATAACGTGAAATAACAGCCAAACTTTAGAATTTATGAGAGTGTCATGTGGCTTTCAAATTTGATATCCCGAGTCGTATTATTAAATTTGGATAGAATAGTTTACAACATTCACTAGGATATAGAATAATTATTTAGAAAATTATGTAGCTTTCtttagaaatgttttttttttaattgaggtACACATCATTAGTGTACAaactctagtttttttttttttgtaaaaacattattatctacactaagaccatctccaactttTGGAGATAAAGCTTAAAAATTTAAGCCAAAAAATTTTAAGCCATAACCTAAAAATCGTTTTCTCCTCCAATTCttatggcttaaaattttatCTCGAGATTATTAACTAAtgattttagcctaattttttttcagtaacttttctgaaaataaaatttatatagactatcctaatttatttttatgaaaattttaatctaaaaactATTCACATTCCAATAAGTAATTAAAATTCATACAAATACAcatatatttataaaattttaagtgaaatttgattttaaataatttaagaCGTTAGATTTACTTTTGAACCGTCAAATCTTTTTTAttaccattagatttgatcTCATTTAATCACAGTCGTTAGATTATaagtaaaaacacaaaaatgtttgaaatatgACAGTTTAGTGGGTCTAAAATagttttaagtcatgcttaaaTCCTGTGGGAAATTAgcccaaatatatattttcttccCATGACTTTAGTTTAGCCCaatagttggagatggtttgggGGGATTTTAAGGCTTATATTTTaggccaaattttttttgtagtcCCTGTGGTGACACACCACTTTTAATGTAACCCTTGTGGTGAAAAAGCTATtaattaaacccctgtggtgaGCTctgttagcaattaaggtccaAATCCAAAATTCCGTTAGTCTTCTGTTAAATAAAAACTATCAAAactaagtttatttattttagaaaataaaaggacaaaaacatgattgaattaaaaaaaaattacaaataaagaaaattgtGAAGATAAAAAAACTCAACAGTCCCCGTATCTCATCTCGCTCCCAGCCACCACCATAGCCATTGGTGGACGTCCACCGTCGTTAACCATCACCTCAAATCCTATTAACCTAGTATTGCAGATCAAGCCAAATCCATTGTGAAAAACACATCCCACCCCTCAAATTTGCAGACCAACCAAAACCCAAGTGAAACTAAACTCGGAAAACCACTTCAATGGCTAGGAGAAGGGGTGAAGGTGAAGTCGCACCTAATTTCTTAGGTACGATTTAATTTCGTTTCAAAATCCTAATACTTCTAATAAACCATTGTTTATTTTTCAATGCCAACGCGTCTTTGATCATGAGTTAGAGTCTTAGTCTTACTTGAATTTTCATTCTTGTATCACTTTGTACATGTTCGAATGCATATATGTCTTTCAATTTTGTCTTTAATTGGTAGTGTGGTTTGATGTAGGCCCTAGTTGGCCAGTACTGCAATGCATAAGTGATTTTTTTGTATTACATAGGTTGAGATACATGTGCTATCAAATTGCAGGGGCTGATTTGTTTACACTCAAGTTCATATGCGGAGGGCAGATGATATATTTTGATAATGTAGATCCAGACTTGTTGTCAACTCATGAACTCAAGTATATGATGGAAGAAGTTGGATACAAACATGTGAAGAGATTTCATTTCACCAAGCCAGGAGAGGACCCTCAATGTGCTTTGCATCCACTAGATGGTGACAATGACATATCAGCTATGATTAACATTATCCCTAGTTCAAGGGAAATGACAATCTATGTGGAGCATGATGCGGACAAGCCAATTTTAGTTCCAGAACCAaactttaatgatttttttcatGAGATAATGGGTGATGCGTCCAGTCAAGTCCCAGAAAAAGTGTTCTCTCACATTCAAAGCAATGCTCAGGTACAAGATGAAGTTCTTAATAGCCTATGGTCAACTGAAATTCCTAACCCTAATGTAGATAAGGGTAAAAGGGTATATGGAAATGTTTTAGAAGAAAGTGGGGAACAATATGAAGTCAATAGTGAAGGGCTATATGAAACCTTTTTACAAGAGGATGGGGAGATTGGTTATCGGTGTAATCATGGAACAGATAGTGATGATTCTGATTATGAGTTGTATGATTCTGAAAATGATGCTGCTATGGAAGATGATGATTTGTTGTTTGCTAAGTATGTGGACATCTCATCTGTCAGGACAAACACGAGACCTGTTGTAGAGAGGACTGTTACACCTAAAAatattattgataatgagcTACCTGAGGAGAAAGAGCACAACTCTGAGGAATTGCATAGTCCTCATAAttcagatgatgatgaagattcTACTGAGAGAGATCCTGAGTTTAATGCAGAAACTGATATGGATAAACCTAGTTTCAAAATTAGGATGAGGTTTGCACAAGCTAAACACCTGAAAACCGCCATCAAGAGGTATTCGATTTATGGGGGTTATGATATTGATATGAAGAAGAATGATAGGGGTAGGGTTACTGCAGTTTGTGCAGTAGGGTGTCCTTGGAGATTGCATGCAAGTGTAATGCAAAATGATACCACTTGGCAAATCAAAGTTCTTAATGATAAACATATATGCAGTAGAGTGTGGAAAAATAAGTATGTGACATACAAGTTCATTGCTAAGAAGTATTTGAATCGATTTAAAGATCATCCGGGCATGACTGTAAAAACTTTACAGGATGTAATAAAAAGGGACATGGAGTTGGATGTTGGGATTAGTCAGTGTTTTAGAGCAAGGACAGAAGCCCTACAAGTGTTAAGAGGGTCATATGATGAGCAATATGCTAAAATTTGGGAATATTGTGAAGAAGTAAGGCAAACAAATGTGGGAAGTACTATGAAAGTGAGTGTAGATCCTCCATTCTTTAAGAGGTTATATGTTTGTCTTGATGCTTGCAAGAAATGATTCAAAGCAGGGTGCAGACCAGTGATCGGGGTAGACGGTTGTCATCTCAAAGGACCATACGAAGGTAAATTATTATCCTCCATCATTTTATATTATGACTTAAGTTGGTCAGAGACTCCATACTTAGTTTCTCTAGTTATTGTCACAGGTCAACTACTTGCAGCAGTTGGTATTGATGCTAATGATAATATGTTTCCAATAGCCTATGCTGCagttgaaattgaaaacaaagaaacatgGTCATGGTTTTTACAGTTACTTATTGATGATCTTGGACCAGTTGAAGAACACGGATGGACATTTATTTCAGATCAACAAAAGGTGACACTAAAACTAGTTCACCAAGACTGTTCTATGAATAAAGTTGTTTGCCAATTGATATGCTATATTGAAAAATACTACACAACTGAGAAGAGTAGACGtgtaataaaatataattacataTTTAACTGAAAAAACCGATGCTCTATGTGTTTTATTTATTGCATCTAGTTTGACAGAATGCTCATTGCACTTGTAGGGTTTGGATGTAGCTTTTAAGCAAGTGGTCCCAAGGGCAGATCATAGATGGTGTGTGAGGCACCTATATGGAAACTTCAAAGCAATTCACAAAGGTAAGACACTAAAAGATTTGTTATGGAGTGCTGCAAGGGCACCTAATCGTGTTGAATTTGAAATAGAGATGGAGAAGTTGAAGAGTGTCAATGACAAAGCATATAATTGGTTGGCAGCAAGAGATCCTATTAGGTGGGCTAGGTCAAGGTTTAGCACTAGGGTGAAATGTGATATGCTTCTTAATAACCTATGTGAAACATTTAATAGCTGGATACTTACTGCTAGGGATAAACCAATTTTAACCATGATGGAGATGATAAAGTGCAATTTAATGAGAAGGTTGCAGGCTAAAAAGACAGAAATGAGTACATGGCCAAGAAGAATTTGTCCTAAAATTCAAACTAAGCTCAACAAGGCAAGATTTTCTGGTAGAAATTACTTGGCTGCACATGCAGGGAATCTTGTATTCCAAGTTGGGACTTACTTGAATGATCAGTATGTTGTTGATGTTGGTAATAGGACTTGTAGTTGTAGGAGTTGGGATCTGACTGGAATCCCATGCATCCATGCTTGTGCAGCATTGTTTCACCATAGAGCAGACCCAGAGCAATATGTGGATGAGGTGTATACTAAAGAAACTTACTTGAGAGCCTATGACTACATGATTTTTCTAGTTAAAGGAAATAACATGTGGCCTAAGTCTACCAACACACCATTACTACCACCATTAGTGAAAAAACAACCGGGGAGGCCTAAAAGGGTTAGGAGAAAAGACccagaaatggaaaaaaaagtCATTGATCCAAACAACAAACAATTAGCAAGTCGAAAAGGAAAGACAATAAGGTGCAGCAAGTGTTGGCAATGGGGCCATCACTGGAATTTCTGTAAGAACGAGCCTACGGATGTTCCACCTGGTGTATATGTGGACAAGAGGTATATGTATCCAAGACCTCATACTGAAGTCAGAAAAGGTAAGAAAGCTAGTGCAAATCccattgaagttgttgttgatAGTGGTAATGCAACTGGCAATTATCATGCTTATGGACATGAAACTCCTACTGCAGCTCAAGCACCTACAATGGCCAAACAACCGGTGAGCTACTTAATTTTGTACTTCTATGCAAATGTTGCAACTCCACTTGGATGACATTATTGtaatttttcttataaaaatatCTAGGCTATAAGGCATACACATGTGGAAACTACACGAGCAACAAGCCAATTCAAGATGGCAACTGCAACCACTGAAGGTCTAATGAGTGACATTTCATATCAGTCAGTTGGAAATTCAGCTCTAGTGCATACAAGGACTAAAGTAAGTCGTTTATTTTGTAGTTCTTCGCATATTATCTAGACACTTAGAtgctattttattattatagtatttaatTGTACAAAAATAACAGTGTAAGAGGCAGACAACCGTTGAAACTGTTGGAAGTTCAGCTCCATTAGTTGTATTGCCTTCAGTGATATCATCCAATTCCAACTTTGCCAATGCATCTTGGAGACCTCCAGGAATGACCTCTGAAATATCATCCAATGCTAAGAATCCTTGGAGACCTTCTTGAATGTCCCCAATGCACAATATGCAAAACCAACAAGTGAAAAAGCACCGTACCTTGCAAAAGAAATGACGTAGCGGAggaaattgattttattttgtggGAGACAagattatttgtttattttgtggaAGACATTTTCAATGGCATTTTGTTAAGATGAACCACAATATATTGTGGAAGACATACTTTTgtctttgctttttttttttttttttaggctgGACATAATTTTGTCATCAGTGTGCAAAATATATTATGGTAtgaaaaatgatgaaattttttcttttgtgaatgGTTAATTATATTATCTCTCTTTTTCACTTGGGTTTTGGTTAGTCTGCAAACTTGGAGGGTGGGATGTGGTTTTCACAATGGGTTTGGCTTGATCTACAATTTGACTAGGTTAATAGGATTTGAGGTTATGGTTAACGACGATGGAGGTCCACTAGTGGCTATGGTGATGGTTGGGAGCCTGAGATGAGATACGAGAACTGTTGAGTTTTTTTTATCTTCACAAGtttctttatttgtaattttattttaattcaatcatatttttgtccttttattttccaaaataaataaacttaattTTGACCAATTTTATTTAACGGAAGACTAACGGAACTTTGGATTtggaccttaattgctaacagAGCTCACCACGAGGGTTTAATTAATAGCTTTTTCACCACAAGGGTTACATTAAAAGTGGTGTGTCACCACAGGGACTATGAAAAAAATTTGGCctatattttaagttttatctCATGGGTTGAAGATGATCTAAAGAGGTATGATAGTgggctaagtctcacaatggtctatcaataatatagttcaaattcgttttttgtgagaattgaacctaaaacttctcaattacaaatgaaaaataatatcATTATACCGTATTACAAAGTGACTTTATATAACCTCTAGTTTAATGTCTCTTTGTTGCTTCAAGGACTTTGTATGTTATAGTTAGATGTGACGCCTCTAGTTTAATGTCTCCTTGTTGCTTCAAAGACTTTGTATGTTGTAGTTAGATGTGACGCTAGTgtgtaatttttttgttgttgatgtcTCTTGATGATATCAAGCAacgtatttttaaattaaaaaaaaaagtttttctaAATATTCACCTTTGAGTTTGGATGGATTTGTATACTATCCTATGTTCtatcttaaattttttaataaagcaTCTTACTTAACAAAAATTTGAGAATAATATACTCCATCTGACATGGCCCATTTTTTAAGACAGATGAACAGAAAATGGTATAAattgtttcttaattttaacTTAAATGAAGTAATAGTTtatcaattaaaaattcatgatcattgatctttttttttttttgaagttttaacgaaaagcccatggtactattcattttaacgaaaaaccacatttttacactaaaaagtcaaacatggtactattcactttaccctttattttgtctttatcgttaaaactcaaagttttcaagcatttttcattagttttcatttttttttatgttgaaatgaccattggtctcttaattcatcaaaacgtgcatctACAGTTCTTTTTGTCAACTCTTTCAGAGTTCCGTTAAAATGAGTCATGTAGAAAATATCATGGCTATAATTAGATTAAAATTGATGGACTATTGCTCCAATTAAGTTAAAATTGAGAAATCATTTCTCCAATTgtgttaaagttaaaggaccattgatacaattttctcatttggtttttcatatttgcccTTTACTAACGAAAGTGACGAAAAAAATGGTAGGTGCACGTTTTGATCACTATTGCGTGGGCAGCAAATAGTTTTATCTTATATAGCTGTGAGCATATAGACTCAATGAAACGGATTATTATGAGGTCAATCTTTTGAGTTATATGGCTATTAGATCGATCCAAATGTCAATTCAGAGAGACAATGAAGAAGGCACCATAAATGTCAACGAGGTATGTAATAATGTAGTAGCTAATGTCATTCGTATTCATTAGATAGATAAGATATTGTTAATATGTCGttgatttttaaaattaataaatttttggataaattacattttacaccCTCAAATATGGGGttaattacaacctcatacaacatttttaaaacatttcaatttcatacatttagttgtattttcttttcagtttcatacatccgttaaaaaatctgttaaatTAACTGTTAAGTGATGAAGTAGCAAATGTAGGGTTTATATTTACGCTGACATAGCTGTCAAATTTGCATCatgtgaataaaaaataattatttaataaaaaatcaatttatattataattaaaaactaaaagaaaattgaaagggGTATATGGGCAAAGCTTAAGCCCAATAACCCCATATGTTCCTTGATTTCATCCCATCTCCTCTGTGCTTGTCTGCAACCAATAATCCCATCTGGGTTTGGGAAGCTTCTTATGTCGCCCTACAGAACTTCAACCTTTTCTTCTTCGTCCAACCTTCTTCCTCCCTGCAAATCTCACGCATTGCACAAGACTCCCTGAACTTCCTCCCTCCATCGCCACGCACCAACACACTTCAAATCCCTGCCTCGAGATGAACTAAGTCCGGGATGGCGCCGGATAAAGAATTTGAGGACAACTACACGTTCTTTAGTGAAATCAGGTCCCTAAACGAAGTGGATATTTCGCCATTGATGGAATTGAGGAAAGGTTTAAGGTTTCAAGATTTTCAAGGAGTGTGAGGGAACTGGGTATCTTCCCCCGAAGCTTATTGCCGGAAAAATCGATGTGGGTAAGGTTTAAATTCATGTGTTTCAGAATGTTGCCGGTTAAATTGACGTCGGAAATGGTGATTGACCTGAGCTTCTTCAAGCTtccgatgatgatgatgaaggattTGGAAGCCTTGACTTGGATGTTGGAGACGATGAGCTCGGTGAGGTTTTGGAAGCGAGCGAGCCAGACGCAAATGAGGCGGCGAAGGAAGTTGATGCAGGTGAAGGAGTGGAGGGAGGCGACGAGGTCGGCGGGGAAGCCGATTGGAGCAATGGGGCAGTTGAGGGACTTAAGGGATTGGAGGGTGGAGAAGGATTTGAGGGCGGTGAAGGAGATGGCAACGTCATCGGAGCAATTGGCAAGGCGGAGGGAAAAGAGGTGGCAGAACGGCTTGGAGGAGTCGCAGCGGGTGGCGTTTGGGTGGAGTCGCCACCTCTTCTGTTGTTATGCCATGGCAGAGCCGCCACCTCCTTCGTCGATACGCCACCACACCCACCATTCTCTCTCCCATGTGACCACTTAAGTTCCCTATTTCAACCACGGAGGCTCTCGATTTCGACTGATTCATGAAATTCCTAATTTCAAACCATGCTAGATTTGAATTGTTAGGTTTCAATTGCTGCGATTTGGTTGTGGGTGAGGGTGTCGTGTCGAGGGTTAATGGTGATGGAAAGGCGTGTTCTTGGTGGTTATGGAAGATGGGGTTGATCAGAGGGAACAGAGGTGTGGGCATGGTAGAGAAGCGAATGAGAAGTTGACCAGAGAGAAGAGGGGTCGGGTggggttgaatttttttttgttgacattttaattatttattaaatatttcaaataataatatttttttttatccacaTGGCGCAAAGTTGACATCCGCCTCATTAAAAAGTGGGTCCTATATCTGCCACATCATCACTTGACAGCCATTCTAATAGATTATGTAACGGATTGTATGAAATTGCAACTAAATCATAtttgaggtatgaaattgtaatgTTTTACGGATgatgtatgaggttgtaatctcACTTATACTTGAGGGTGCAAAATGTAATTTATCCTAAATTTTTAGTACTAGtatggcaatttttttttttgaaaaaataataaatatttgacacattttttcttttgttaaattagatatTAAATTAAGAAGTCAACGGGATTTGAACTCACTGTCAATGTTAAGTTGTTAATATGACACAGGTAATGCAATATCGTCGTTAGAGTTTTTAGCGGGTAGATTTGAAAAAGCCCACTCATTATAGAAGCTTGGGAGGGCCGGAAGGGCCCATGAGTTGAGCCCAGACCGCGAGGTGTGAATTCCCCATCCTCAGCAGCTGTCAGTCAGCACATCACCAGCTGCAGAGATTTCTCTAAATGCCAAAACGAACTCCAAACAAACCTACGATTTTCTcttccctcttcctcctcctccttcttcccaCTCTCCAACTCATACACCATTTCTTGGTCTGCACACGATGAAGTGAATTGGGTCGGGTCTTCCACCAATGtccgaagaagaagatgatgagaaAACCCATGGCCGTCATCTGCCACCCACCTGAgcccttcctcttcctcctcctcaaaccCTTTTATTCCATTTCCTCCCCCGCCACCGCTCCCCTTCCCCTCTCCCCCGAACCGCACGATCTCTCCGCCCAGCTCTTCTCCATTCTCTCCCGCCCCAATTGGCAGCGCCACCCTTCCCTAAAAAAACTTGCCCCCTCCATATCCCCTTCTCATGTCTCCTCCGTCTTCGCTCTCAAACTCGACCCCCAAACGGCCCTCGGATTCTTCAACTGGATTGCCCTTAAACCCGGATACAAGCACACTGTCCAGTGCCATTCTTCCCTCCTCAACATTCTCCTTCCCAATGGGTTTCTCCAGGTCGCGGAAAAGATCCGAATTTCCATGATTAAGGCGTCCAGTTCCCCACAAGATGCCGTTTTTGTGCTCGAATATTTGCGGGCATTGAATGGCGCCGAAGAGTTCGAGTTCAAGCTCACCCTCAGGTGCTACAATTTTCTTCTAATGTCATTGTCTAAGTTTTCCCTGTTTCAAGATTTGAAAGCTCTGTACTTGGAGATGTTAGACGATATGGTTTCGCCAAATCTGCATACTTTTAATACCATGATCCATGCTTACTGTAAATTGGGTAACGTGGCCGAGGCGGACTTGTATTTCAGTAAGATAGGGCAGGCGGGTTTGCACCCCGATACGTTTACCTACACTTCATTGATCCTGGGGCATTGTAGGAATAAGGATGTGGATAGTGGTTGTAGTGTTTTCAAGCTAATGCCGCAAAAGGGTTGTCAAAGAAATGAGGTTTCCTATACTAATTTGATTCATGGGTTTTGTGAGGCTGATCGGATCGATGAGGCTCTCAAGTTGTTTTCTCAAATGGGGGAGGATAATTGTTTTCCGACTGTGCGTACATTT
Above is a window of Malus sylvestris chromosome 15, drMalSylv7.2, whole genome shotgun sequence DNA encoding:
- the LOC126605339 gene encoding uncharacterized protein LOC126605339 codes for the protein MFPIAYAAVEIENKETWSWFLQLLIDDLGPVEEHGWTFISDQQKGLDVAFKQVVPRADHRWCVRHLYGNFKAIHKGKTLKDLLWSAARAPNRVEFEIEMEKLKSVNDKAYNWLAARDPIRWARSRFSTRVKCDMLLNNLCETFNSWILTARDKPILTMMEMIKCNLMRRLQAKKTEMSTWPRRICPKIQTKLNKARFSGRNYLAAHAGNLVFQVGTYLNDQYVVDVGNRTCSCRSWDLTGIPCIHACAALFHHRADPEQYVDEVYTKETYLRAYDYMIFLVKGNNMWPKSTNTPLLPPLVKKQPGRPKRVRRKDPEMEKKVIDPNNKQLASRKGKTIRCSKCWQWGHHWNFCKNEPTDVPPGVYVDKRYMYPRPHTEVRKGKKASANPIEVVVDSGNATGNYHAYGHETPTAAQAPTMAKQPAIRHTHVETTRATSQFKMATATTEGLMSDISYQSVGNSALVHTRTKCKRQTTVETVGSSAPLVVLPSVISSNSNFANASWRPPGMTSEISSNAKNPWRPS